In Tachysurus vachellii isolate PV-2020 chromosome 1, HZAU_Pvac_v1, whole genome shotgun sequence, a genomic segment contains:
- the LOC132837796 gene encoding macrophage mannose receptor 1-like isoform X1 — protein MVTVSVLFFLLSGEISSTASTPPVQSQLTSLHIILGDMNQTQAQKVCRENYTDLVTVYSDEDNTKLAELVIKAGNVSGWIGLYRSNFSEKWSNGDPVTFRKMTGDCGISSYCAAMKADGSWESLQCTETRNFMCYEQDASSQTHKYHLILENKTWYEAQLYCRQNYTDLVSIRDQQHNEEVMIKGLNSTKPFWIGLLCDDWQWIDGGISAYRNWYSSQSQQQGNCAKVIRERWYSVPCSNYQHALCYYTSIHVSEEALSWENALDYCDKKNRAGLLQIESDHDQTDVENELRRRRVSEPVWVGLRQSQLFGFWIWPDGKAVFPYSNWDEGKQPKHQLSQHCGAIVPQKSYRWKDMNCDAQYRALCHIRCSP, from the exons ATGGTAACCGTGTCAGTcctgtttttcctgctttcag GAGAAATTTCTTCCACAGCTTCTACTCCACCAGTCCAGAGTCAACTCACTTCACTCCATATCATTCTGGGTGACATGAATCAGACTCAGGCTCAGAAAGTTTGCAGAGAAAATTACACCGACCTCGTCACTGTGTACTCTGATGAAGACAACACTAAACTGGCTGAACTGGTGATAAAGGCTGGTAATGTTTCTGGCTGGATCGGACTCTATCGCAGTAATTTTAGTGAGAAATGGTCTAATGGTGATCCTGTAACATTCAGAAAAATGACAGGGGATTGTGGGATATCGAGCTACTGTGCTGCTATGAAGGCTGATGGTTCGTGGGAGAGTCTTCAGTGCACAGAGACAAGAAATTTCATGTGCTATGAACAAG ATGCTTCCTCACAGACTCATAAGTATCATCTAATCCTTGAGAATAAGACCTGGTATGAAGCTCAGCTTTACTGTAGACAGAACTACACTGACCTGGTCAGCATCAGAGATCAGCAGCACAATGAAGAGGTGATGATTAAAGGGTTAAACAGTACCAAGCCCTTCTGGATCGGCCTGCTGTGTGATGACTGGCAGTGGATTGATGGAGGAATCTCTGCCTACAGAAACTGGTATAGCAGTCAATCTCAACAACAAGGCAACTGTGCAAAAGTGATAAGAGAGAGATGGTACTCAGTCCCTTGCAGTAATTATCAGCATGCTTTGTGCTACTACA CTTCCATACATGTGAGTGAAGAGGCTCTGAGCTGGGAGAATGCGCTGGATTACTGTGATAAAAAGAACAGAGCTGGATTGTTGCAGATTGAGTCTGACCATGACCAGACTGATGTGGAGAATGAGCTCAGAAGGAGGCGTGTCTCTGAGCCTGTGTGGGTGGGGCTTAGACAGAGCCAGCTCTTCGGGTTCTGGATTTGGCCCGATGGGAAAGCCGTGTTTCCGTACTCCAACTGGGATGAAGGGAAACAGCCTAAGCATCAACTCTCTCAGCACTGCGGTGCCATCGTTCCACAAAAGAGCTACAGATGGAAAGACATGAACTGTGATGCTCAGTACAGAGCTCTCTGTCACATCAGATGTTCTCCATGA
- the LOC132837796 gene encoding macrophage mannose receptor 1-like isoform X2, with product MVTVSVLFFLLSASTPPVQSQLTSLHIILGDMNQTQAQKVCRENYTDLVTVYSDEDNTKLAELVIKAGNVSGWIGLYRSNFSEKWSNGDPVTFRKMTGDCGISSYCAAMKADGSWESLQCTETRNFMCYEQDASSQTHKYHLILENKTWYEAQLYCRQNYTDLVSIRDQQHNEEVMIKGLNSTKPFWIGLLCDDWQWIDGGISAYRNWYSSQSQQQGNCAKVIRERWYSVPCSNYQHALCYYTSIHVSEEALSWENALDYCDKKNRAGLLQIESDHDQTDVENELRRRRVSEPVWVGLRQSQLFGFWIWPDGKAVFPYSNWDEGKQPKHQLSQHCGAIVPQKSYRWKDMNCDAQYRALCHIRCSP from the exons ATGGTAACCGTGTCAGTcctgtttttcctgctttcag CTTCTACTCCACCAGTCCAGAGTCAACTCACTTCACTCCATATCATTCTGGGTGACATGAATCAGACTCAGGCTCAGAAAGTTTGCAGAGAAAATTACACCGACCTCGTCACTGTGTACTCTGATGAAGACAACACTAAACTGGCTGAACTGGTGATAAAGGCTGGTAATGTTTCTGGCTGGATCGGACTCTATCGCAGTAATTTTAGTGAGAAATGGTCTAATGGTGATCCTGTAACATTCAGAAAAATGACAGGGGATTGTGGGATATCGAGCTACTGTGCTGCTATGAAGGCTGATGGTTCGTGGGAGAGTCTTCAGTGCACAGAGACAAGAAATTTCATGTGCTATGAACAAG ATGCTTCCTCACAGACTCATAAGTATCATCTAATCCTTGAGAATAAGACCTGGTATGAAGCTCAGCTTTACTGTAGACAGAACTACACTGACCTGGTCAGCATCAGAGATCAGCAGCACAATGAAGAGGTGATGATTAAAGGGTTAAACAGTACCAAGCCCTTCTGGATCGGCCTGCTGTGTGATGACTGGCAGTGGATTGATGGAGGAATCTCTGCCTACAGAAACTGGTATAGCAGTCAATCTCAACAACAAGGCAACTGTGCAAAAGTGATAAGAGAGAGATGGTACTCAGTCCCTTGCAGTAATTATCAGCATGCTTTGTGCTACTACA CTTCCATACATGTGAGTGAAGAGGCTCTGAGCTGGGAGAATGCGCTGGATTACTGTGATAAAAAGAACAGAGCTGGATTGTTGCAGATTGAGTCTGACCATGACCAGACTGATGTGGAGAATGAGCTCAGAAGGAGGCGTGTCTCTGAGCCTGTGTGGGTGGGGCTTAGACAGAGCCAGCTCTTCGGGTTCTGGATTTGGCCCGATGGGAAAGCCGTGTTTCCGTACTCCAACTGGGATGAAGGGAAACAGCCTAAGCATCAACTCTCTCAGCACTGCGGTGCCATCGTTCCACAAAAGAGCTACAGATGGAAAGACATGAACTGTGATGCTCAGTACAGAGCTCTCTGTCACATCAGATGTTCTCCATGA